Proteins encoded by one window of Candidatus Zixiibacteriota bacterium:
- a CDS encoding von Willebrand factor type A domain-containing protein, whose product MRRTGLFLLFAILTPMWIAASGERKPTATGTITGTVTDKETGRPVTSASVLVVGTAFGAQTDLDGRYRIDNVAPGSHLLRFSHVEYRTVELAGVEVAEGSTAVRSVALEKNGAVKSDVRILGTKDKLGVPESSSQAPVTKEEIPMYRLPAEDQALRQPPDAAAAGHGVEIFMRGGRAGEAEYITRENSLPPAHGGSAIVNGQPYDAMFFRDYGVNPFVDTDDDHLSTFAVDVDDASYIMTRSYLQDGHLPPAEAVRTEEFINHFTYDYDPPRRETFRVYADGAPSLFGEKTRLLRIGIKGREIDPEERKPATLVFVIDVSGSMARENRLGLVKQSLRYLVDQLLPDDRVGIVVYGSSGRVLLEPTGAGHRTRILRVIDGLEPGGSTNAEEGLRLGYRMADRNFVRGQINRIILCSDGVANVGKTGPEEILRDIRRYAERGITLTAVGFGMGNYNDVLMEQLGNKGDGFYAYVDDAAEARRVFIDNLTGNLQVIARDVKIQVEFDPRAVRSYRLLGYENRDVADRDFRNDAVDGGEVGAGHQVTALYEIKLWSDGNRRDKHAIIDRREDDDGARPGDLGIVRIRYKDPDRDRVAEITGRITDEVFDRAFAEADPDFRLAAAAAEFAEILRHSYWARDSRLSDVIRVAHRVRSETGSEEAAELADLIARAMHYEDELAER is encoded by the coding sequence ATGCGCCGCACAGGACTCTTTCTGCTGTTTGCGATCCTCACCCCGATGTGGATTGCCGCATCCGGCGAGCGAAAACCAACCGCCACAGGAACCATCACCGGTACCGTCACCGACAAGGAGACGGGCCGGCCGGTGACCAGTGCCTCGGTGCTGGTCGTCGGGACCGCCTTCGGCGCCCAGACCGATCTGGACGGCCGCTACCGGATCGACAACGTCGCGCCGGGTTCCCACCTCCTGCGTTTCAGCCACGTCGAGTACCGTACTGTCGAGCTGGCGGGCGTCGAGGTGGCTGAAGGATCGACCGCCGTGCGGTCGGTGGCCCTGGAGAAGAACGGCGCGGTCAAAAGCGACGTGCGGATCCTCGGCACGAAGGACAAGCTCGGCGTCCCGGAGAGCAGCAGCCAGGCTCCGGTGACCAAGGAGGAAATCCCGATGTACCGGTTGCCGGCAGAGGATCAGGCGCTCCGGCAACCTCCGGATGCGGCCGCCGCCGGCCACGGGGTTGAGATCTTCATGCGCGGCGGCAGGGCGGGCGAGGCGGAGTACATTACGAGGGAGAATTCGCTCCCGCCGGCGCACGGCGGCTCGGCGATCGTCAACGGGCAGCCCTACGACGCCATGTTTTTCCGCGACTACGGCGTCAACCCGTTCGTCGACACCGATGACGACCATCTCTCGACCTTTGCCGTCGATGTCGATGACGCCTCCTACATCATGACCCGCTCGTATCTTCAGGACGGCCACCTTCCGCCGGCCGAGGCGGTGCGGACGGAGGAGTTCATCAACCACTTCACCTACGACTACGATCCTCCGCGGCGCGAGACTTTCCGCGTCTATGCCGACGGGGCGCCCTCGCTGTTCGGCGAGAAGACGCGCCTCTTGCGGATCGGCATCAAGGGACGAGAGATCGATCCTGAGGAGCGGAAGCCGGCGACCTTGGTGTTCGTGATCGACGTCTCCGGGTCGATGGCGCGGGAGAACCGGCTCGGCCTGGTGAAGCAGTCGCTGCGCTACCTGGTCGACCAGCTCCTGCCGGACGATCGGGTCGGTATCGTCGTGTACGGCTCCTCGGGCCGGGTGCTGCTCGAGCCGACGGGAGCGGGCCACCGGACCAGGATCCTGCGCGTGATCGACGGCCTCGAGCCGGGCGGTTCGACCAATGCGGAAGAGGGCCTCCGCCTGGGGTATCGGATGGCCGACCGCAACTTCGTGCGCGGACAGATCAACCGGATTATTCTGTGCTCCGACGGCGTGGCCAATGTCGGCAAGACCGGTCCGGAGGAGATTCTCCGCGACATTCGGCGCTACGCCGAACGGGGAATCACGCTGACGGCGGTCGGGTTCGGCATGGGCAACTACAACGACGTGCTCATGGAGCAGCTCGGCAACAAGGGGGACGGGTTCTACGCCTATGTCGACGATGCGGCCGAGGCGCGCCGCGTGTTCATCGACAACCTGACCGGCAACCTGCAGGTGATCGCGCGCGACGTGAAGATTCAGGTGGAGTTCGACCCGCGTGCGGTCCGCAGCTACCGTCTGCTCGGGTACGAGAACCGCGACGTGGCCGACCGCGATTTCCGCAACGATGCGGTGGACGGCGGCGAGGTCGGCGCCGGGCACCAGGTGACGGCGCTGTATGAGATCAAGCTGTGGAGCGACGGGAACCGCCGCGACAAACACGCCATCATCGACCGGCGCGAGGACGATGACGGCGCCCGGCCGGGCGATCTCGGCATCGTGCGGATCCGCTACAAGGATCCGGACCGCGACCGCGTGGCGGAGATCACCGGGCGCATCACCGACGAGGTGTTCGACCGCGCGTTCGCTGAGGCCGACCCCGATTTCCGGCTGGCCGCCGCGGCCGCCGAGTTCGCCGAGATCCTGCGCCACTCCTACTGGGCGCGGGACTCGCGGCTGTCCGATGTGATTCGCGTGGCGCACCGCGTCCGGAGCGAGACCGGATCGGAAGAAGCGGCCGAACTGGCCGACCTCATTGCGCGCGCCATGCACTATGAAGACGAGCTCGCCGAGCGCTGA
- a CDS encoding RsmB/NOP family class I SAM-dependent RNA methyltransferase produces MAERFAARYRGAVDDYPAFLATLTRPPRNTFRVNTLKADVGATVARLRAIGLTITPLPWFEAAFAADPHINLAATLERFLGTIYIQEAASMLPPLVAAGELRGARTVLDACAAPGSKTTLAAAIMANRNVIVANDRSYGRIRALQFNVHKFGAINTLITNYELQLFPKASFDTVLLDAPCSSSGTVRKSPKVLETWTSAVSAGYAERQKDLILRAFDLLHPGGTLVYSTCSLAPEENEGVVDFLLRSRPAETVPAALPGFRFAPGLAEWEGRRYLAPVARCGRVWPHANDTDGFFVAKVVRC; encoded by the coding sequence GTGGCAGAGCGCTTCGCCGCGCGCTACCGGGGGGCGGTCGACGATTACCCGGCTTTCCTCGCGACCCTGACCCGTCCGCCCCGCAACACCTTCCGCGTAAATACGCTCAAGGCCGACGTCGGGGCGACGGTCGCTCGGCTGCGGGCCATCGGATTGACAATCACACCTCTGCCGTGGTTCGAGGCGGCCTTTGCGGCCGACCCGCACATCAACCTCGCCGCCACGCTCGAGCGCTTCCTGGGGACCATCTACATCCAGGAGGCCGCCTCGATGCTTCCCCCGCTGGTCGCCGCCGGGGAGCTGCGCGGCGCCCGGACGGTGCTCGACGCCTGCGCCGCGCCGGGTTCAAAAACCACGCTCGCCGCGGCGATCATGGCCAACCGCAACGTCATTGTCGCCAACGACCGAAGCTACGGCCGGATCCGCGCGCTCCAGTTCAATGTCCACAAGTTCGGGGCGATCAACACCCTCATCACCAACTACGAACTGCAGCTCTTTCCGAAAGCGTCGTTCGACACCGTCCTCCTCGACGCCCCCTGCTCGTCGAGCGGGACGGTCCGCAAGAGCCCGAAAGTGCTCGAGACCTGGACGAGCGCCGTCTCCGCCGGCTACGCCGAGCGGCAGAAGGATCTGATCCTGCGGGCGTTCGACCTGCTTCATCCCGGAGGCACGCTCGTCTATTCGACGTGTTCGCTGGCGCCCGAGGAGAACGAAGGAGTCGTGGATTTCCTCCTGCGCAGCCGGCCGGCCGAGACGGTTCCGGCGGCGCTGCCGGGGTTCCGCTTCGCGCCGGGTCTCGCGGAGTGGGAGGGGCGGCGGTACCTCGCGCCTGTCGCCCGCTGCGGGCGGGTCTGGCCGCACGCCAACGATACCGACGGATTTTTCGTGGCGAAGGTGGTGCGATGCTGA